From a single Solanum dulcamara chromosome 4, daSolDulc1.2, whole genome shotgun sequence genomic region:
- the LOC129887530 gene encoding protein argonaute 7 produces MEETEDSNTSKKCNSKSTTAKACPNNNNKNPHSNNTQYIAFGFHHNNNTNNNNNSQNQYPALLPLPPPAAILPFPQNHNFRSRTHFQKPPLKQNHPFLATPSDSNIQDISASKVIQRQNDVSKQNYGRRVKAASTPESLVVARRPDSGGVEGPVISLLANHFLVEFDPSQKIFHYDVEISPHPSKDIARLIKKKLVEDHSVVLSGALPVYDGGRTIYSPIEFQNNKIEFYISLPIPSSGSSKSLLQSGEMVKLQKEGQQIKLFRVNIKFISKFDGKELKSYLNKEGDDGVSPLPQEYLHALDVVLRESPTEKCITAGRSFYSSCMGGEKDIGGGAVALRGFFQSLRPTQQGLALNVDFSVTAFHESIGVISYLEKRLDFLHDISHRKTRGLTNEEKKEVEKALKNIRVFVCHRETVQRYRIYSLTEEVTENLCFQDRDGKILRIVNYFKDHYNYDILYRNLPCLQISRSKPCYLPMELCMICEGQKFLGKLSDDQTARILKMGCQRPRERKAIIDGVVTGPVGPTSGNHARDFKLQISKEMTQLYGRILQPPKLKLGDRGQVRNLIPSRHDRQWNLLDSHVFEGTRVERWALMSFGGTSDQKSHIPKFINQLCQRCEQLGIFLNKNTVLNPQFEPLHLLNNVKNLETKLNKLHRASFNNLQLVICVMERKHKGYADLKRIAETSIGVVTQCCLYPNLGKISSQFLANLALKINAKVGGCTVALYNSLPSQIPRLFKHDGPVIFMGADVTHPHPLDDFSPSVAAVVGSVNWPAANKYVSRMRSQTHRQEIIQDLSTMIGEILDDFYEELLKLPERIIFFRDGVSETQFLKVLKEELQAIRVACSRFPGYKPPITFVVVQKRHHTRLFPCELDPSATKNMFFNENILPGTVVDTVITHPSEFDFYLCSHWGVKGTSRPIHYHVLWDENQFTSDELQKLVYNLCYTFVRCTKPISLVPPAYYAHLAAYRGRLYLERSDLSTITRSSNISRAAPPKTTPLPKLTENIKKLMFYC; encoded by the exons ATGGAAGAAACTGAAGATTCCAATACAAGCAAGAAATGCAACTCTAAATCAACAACTGCCAAAGCCTGTcctaataacaacaacaagaatcCTCATAGTAATAACACTCAGTATATTGCTTTTGGTTTTCATcacaataataatactaataataataataacagtcaGAATCAATATCCTGCTCTTCTCCCTTTGCCTCCTCCTGCTGCTATACTGCCTTTTCCTCAAAATCACAACTTCAGATCAAGAACCCATTTCCAGAAACCTCCATTGAAGCAGAATCATCCTTTCCTTGCCACCCCTTCTGATTCCAACATTCAAGATATTTCAG CCTCAAAGGTGATCCAAAGGCAAAATGATGTGTCGAAACAGAACTATGGAAGGAGGGTCAAGGCTGCTAGCACCCCAGAATCTCTTGTGGTGGCAAGAAGACCAGATTCTGGTGGTGTCGAAGGACCAGTAATCTCACTTCTCGCTAATCATTTCCTTGTCGAATTTGATCCTTCACAGAAAATCTTCCATTATGATGTCGAAATTTCACCTCATCCATCCAAAGATATTGCTAGGCTAATCAAGAAAAAACTTGTGGAGGACCATTCTGTTGTGCTCTCAGGTGCTCTTCCAGTTTATGATGGTGGAAGGACTATATATAGCCctatagaatttcaaaataataagattgaatTTTACATTAGCTTGCCAATTCCTAGTAGTGGAAGTAGCAAGTCTTTGTTACAATCTGGAGAAATGGTCAAGTTGCAGAAAGAAGGACAGCAGATTAAGCTTTTCCGCGTTAACATCAAATTTATATCTAAATTTGATGGGAAAGAACTAAAGAGCTACTTGAATAAAGAAGGAGATGATGGTGTGAGTCCACTTCCTCAGGAATATCTGCATGCATTAGATGTCGTGTTGCGTGAGAGCCCAACGGAGAAGTGTATAACAGCTGGGAGATCGTTTTATTCGAGTTGTatgggaggagaaaaagataTCGGGGGTGGAGCCGTGGCACTAAGGGGATTCTTTCAGAGTCTTAGACCAACACAACAAGGGCTTGCTCTTAATGTTGATTTCTCAGTGACTGCTTTCCATGAGAGTATAGGAGTTATCTCCTACTTGGAAAAGCGTCTCGACTTTCTCCACGACATTTCTCACAGGAAAACAAGAGGCTTGACgaatgaagagaagaaagaggTGGAGAAAGCACTAAAGAACATCAGGGTCTTCGTTTGCCACAGAGAGACTGTTCAGAGATATCGTATTTACAGCTTAACCGAGGAAGTTACCGAGAATCTCTGCTTTCAGGACAGGGATGGAAAAATTCTAAGAATAGTGAACTACTTCAAGGATCATTACAACTATGATATACTCTATAGGAACTTGCCGTGCTTGCAGATTAGCAGAAGCAAACCTTGTTATCTTCCGATGGAACTTTGTATGATTTGTGAAGGACAGAAGTTTCTTGGGAAGCTTTCGGATGATCAGACTGCAAGAATACTCAAAATGGGATGTCAAAGGCCAAGGGAAAGAAAGGCAATTATAGACGGAGTCGTGACAGGACCGGTTGGACCAACAAG TGGCAATCACGCAAGGGACTTTAAGCTCCAAATCTCGAAAGAAATGACTCAGTTGTATGGGAGAATTCTTCAGCCTCCCAAGCTTAAACTAGGGGATCGTGGTCAGGTTAGAAATCTTATTCCTTCGCGCCATGATAGGCAGTGGAATCTTCTAGACAGCCATGTCTTCGAAGGTACTCGAGTTGAGAGATGGGCGCTAATGAGTTTTGGTGGAACCTCTGATCAGAAGTCCCACATACCGAAATTCATAAACCAATTATGTCAAAGGTGTGAGCAATTGGGCATCTTTTTGAACAAGAATACAGTACTTAACCCTCAGTTTGAACCCTTGCATTTGCTCAACAATGTTAAAAACTTAGAAACCAAACTCAACAAGTTACATAGAGCTTCATTTAACAATCTCCAACTTGTTATTTGCGTGATGGAGAGAAAACACAAAGGTTATGCAGACTTGAAAAGAATCGCTGAGACAAGCATCGGGGTCGTAACCCAATGCTGTTTGTACCCGAATCTTGGCAAAATTAGCTCACAGTTTTTGGCAAATTTGGCTCTCAAGATCAATGCCAAAGTTGGGGGATGCACAGTTGCGTTGTACAATTCATTGCCTTCTCAAATACCACGTCTCTTCAAACATGACGGTCCAGTTATTTTTATGGGTGCGGATGTGACACATCCGCACCCTCTTGATGATTTTAGCCCCTCCGTCGCTGCTGTAGTTGGTAGTGTGAATTGGCCAGCAGCCAACAAGTATGTCTCCAGGATGAGATCCCAAACACATAGGCAGGAGATCATTCAAGATCTTAGCACGATGATCGGGGAGAttcttgatgatttttatgaggAGCTACTAAAACTCCCGGAGAGAATAATCTTCTTCAGGGATGGAGTAAGTGAAACGCAATTCCTGAAAGTACTTAAAGAGGAGCTCCAAGCAATTCGTGTGGCATGTTCGAGATTTCCAGGTTACAAACCTCCGATTACTTTCGTAGTCGTTCAGAAAAGACACCATACTAGGCTATTTCCATGTGAGCTTGATCCATCGGCAACTAAAAACATGTTCTTCAACGAAAACATCCTACCAGGTACAGTTGTAGATACAGTGATCACTCATCCAAGTGAATTCGACTTCTATCTCTGCAGCCATTGGGGTGTAAAAGGAACAAGCAGGCCGATACATTACCATGTTCTATGGGATGAAAACCAGTTCACTTCTGATGAACTACAAAAATTGGTATACAACCTTTGCTACACATTTGTGAGATGCACCAAGCCTATTTCACTGGTGCCCCCGGCTTATTACGCCCATTTAGCTGCATATAGAGGCAGACTGTATCTTGAACGTTCCGATTTGTCTACTATAACAAGAAGTTCTAACATATCTCGCGCTGCACCACCAAAGACAACTCCTTTACCTAAACTTACTGAGAACATCAAAAAGCTTATGTTTTACTGCTGA